The following coding sequences are from one Acidobacteriota bacterium window:
- a CDS encoding ammonia-forming cytochrome c nitrite reductase subunit c552 translates to MENEENTVSKKAPAKSRLYGGKVVVSVAFLAFAAAILGLGLLTNILERKNEAKNPFFRVVELTDDTTDPEVWGKNFPLQYDGYKKTVDQVRTRFGGSEAVHKTPKDSDPRSMVAQSRLEEDPRLKTMWDGYAFAVDFREERGHAFMLEDQMFTERQNVVKQPGSCINCHASAYAAYKKLGGGDIVAGFQALNKLPYFEAKKEISHPVACIDCHDSQTMALRITRPAFMDGIKAYKASQGIQNYDVNRDATRQEMRSYVCGQCHVEYYFKGADKQLTYPWEKGLKVENIMAYYDEVKHKDWSHKQTGAEVLKAQHPEFEMFNQGIHSRAGVSCADCHMPYKREGAMKISDHHVRSPLLNISQSCQTCHSTSEAELKFRAEAIQERTFNMRNIAMDALVQLIDDLRKAKERGATDEDLAAARDFQRKAQFYLDFVEAENSMGFHAPAEAVRILGESVNFTRQGQLSLKNGKTLLATAAAH, encoded by the coding sequence ATGGAAAACGAAGAAAACACGGTGTCTAAAAAAGCACCGGCCAAATCGAGGTTGTACGGAGGAAAGGTCGTGGTATCGGTCGCGTTTCTAGCGTTTGCCGCGGCCATTCTTGGCCTTGGGCTTCTAACAAATATTCTTGAGCGGAAAAATGAGGCTAAGAACCCTTTTTTTCGTGTGGTTGAATTGACCGACGATACGACCGACCCAGAGGTCTGGGGTAAGAATTTTCCTCTCCAGTATGATGGTTACAAAAAGACCGTCGATCAGGTACGAACTCGTTTTGGCGGCAGTGAGGCGGTTCACAAAACGCCAAAGGACTCTGACCCGCGATCGATGGTAGCCCAGTCGCGTCTGGAAGAGGACCCTCGATTAAAAACGATGTGGGATGGCTATGCTTTTGCTGTCGACTTTCGGGAAGAGCGGGGCCACGCTTTCATGCTGGAAGACCAGATGTTTACTGAAAGGCAGAATGTTGTTAAACAGCCTGGTAGTTGTATTAATTGTCACGCCTCCGCGTACGCTGCTTACAAGAAACTCGGAGGTGGCGACATCGTAGCTGGGTTTCAAGCACTCAACAAACTGCCGTATTTTGAAGCAAAGAAAGAAATTTCACACCCGGTTGCTTGTATAGACTGCCACGATTCACAAACGATGGCATTACGAATTACCAGGCCCGCATTCATGGACGGGATAAAAGCGTATAAGGCGTCTCAAGGGATCCAAAATTATGATGTAAATCGTGATGCAACTCGGCAGGAAATGCGGAGCTACGTCTGCGGTCAGTGCCACGTAGAATACTATTTCAAGGGAGCCGATAAGCAGTTGACCTATCCTTGGGAAAAGGGGCTAAAAGTCGAAAACATTATGGCCTACTATGATGAGGTAAAACACAAAGATTGGTCACACAAGCAAACTGGAGCCGAAGTTCTGAAAGCTCAACACCCTGAATTTGAGATGTTCAACCAGGGAATTCACTCAAGGGCAGGTGTTTCCTGTGCCGATTGTCACATGCCGTATAAACGTGAAGGGGCAATGAAAATCAGCGACCATCATGTTCGGAGCCCGCTCCTGAACATTAGCCAGAGCTGCCAAACTTGTCACAGTACGAGCGAAGCGGAGCTCAAATTCCGGGCCGAGGCGATCCAGGAACGCACTTTCAATATGCGAAACATTGCCATGGACGCTCTTGTGCAGCTCATTGACGATCTTAGGAAAGCGAAGGAAAGGGGCGCGACAGACGAAGACCTCGCAGCGGCACGAGACTTTCAGCGGAAAGCACAGTTTTATCTCGATTTTGTCGAGGCCGAAAACTCAATGGGTTTTCACGCTCCCGCCGAGGCGGTAAGGATCTTAGGCGAATCTGTGAATTTTACACGCCAAGGGCAACTGTCGCTTAAAAATGGAAAAACCCTGCTCGCTACAGCTGCCGCGCACTGA
- a CDS encoding Rieske 2Fe-2S domain-containing protein yields the protein MNSKAFHQDTINKILAADNEISDEVNVRTASAPFQAEFPYERDSEAQVTRREFCNFLFLTSSALFLGAAGFAGKSAYDARSPRTFTPAKIDGAMSIEPGSALNFAYPSEEDTAILIRDTDGTYAAFGQKCTHLSCPVYYSQANDRLECPCHNGGFSSKTGEVLYGPPPRPLDRIELETINGEIFAVKREVRGNEG from the coding sequence ATGAATTCTAAAGCATTCCATCAAGATACGATCAATAAGATACTGGCCGCGGATAATGAAATATCGGATGAAGTAAATGTCCGCACAGCGTCGGCTCCGTTTCAGGCCGAGTTCCCTTACGAACGAGACAGCGAAGCTCAGGTCACAAGGCGGGAGTTCTGCAACTTTCTCTTTTTGACGTCGAGTGCACTGTTTTTGGGCGCGGCTGGATTTGCAGGGAAATCTGCGTATGATGCCCGATCGCCAAGAACCTTTACGCCAGCGAAGATCGATGGTGCAATGAGCATCGAACCCGGATCAGCCTTGAATTTCGCGTACCCCTCGGAGGAAGATACCGCGATCCTGATACGCGACACCGACGGCACCTATGCTGCCTTTGGGCAGAAATGCACGCATCTGTCTTGCCCGGTCTACTATTCACAAGCAAACGACCGTCTCGAATGCCCGTGTCACAATGGTGGTTTCAGCTCCAAGACAGGCGAGGTATTGTATGGCCCGCCGCCGCGTCCGCTCGACAGAATTGAGCTTGAGACGATCAATGGTGAAATTTTTGCAGTTAAAAGAGAGGTGCGTGGCAATGAAGGATAA
- a CDS encoding 4Fe-4S dicluster domain-containing protein, with protein MNETMFIDPQRCIGCRSCVAACRECSTHKGYSMIFVDYIDRSETTATMPTICMHCEEPTCALVCPADAIKQNEDGVVMSALKPRCLDCRNCVNACPFGVPKYNSAMHLQMKCDMCYDRTSEGLKPMCASVCPTGAISFGTYEQIVPLRRTKPVNAHVFGNQSVKTKVYMMLPTDADEVSVDGCGVFEGQIALDGANVSEESWIDTQVEESNKSNEF; from the coding sequence ATGAATGAAACGATGTTTATCGACCCGCAGCGATGCATAGGATGTAGGTCCTGTGTAGCCGCATGCCGCGAGTGCTCGACACACAAGGGCTACTCGATGATCTTTGTCGACTATATCGACCGCAGCGAGACGACCGCTACCATGCCCACCATATGTATGCACTGCGAAGAGCCGACTTGTGCGCTGGTTTGCCCCGCGGACGCGATCAAACAAAATGAAGATGGCGTGGTCATGTCTGCACTGAAGCCACGATGCCTCGATTGCCGCAATTGTGTGAACGCGTGCCCTTTCGGTGTGCCGAAATACAATTCCGCGATGCATCTGCAGATGAAATGCGACATGTGCTACGACCGAACGAGCGAGGGTCTCAAGCCAATGTGCGCAAGCGTCTGTCCGACAGGAGCAATTTCGTTCGGTACTTATGAACAGATCGTTCCGCTACGTAGAACTAAGCCCGTCAATGCTCACGTTTTTGGCAATCAAAGCGTTAAGACAAAAGTCTACATGATGCTGCCGACTGATGCTGATGAGGTAAGCGTCGACGGGTGCGGCGTTTTCGAGGGACAGATAGCGCTTGACGGAGCTAACGTAAGCGAAGAATCGTGGATAGATACTCAAGTGGAGGAATCCAATAAGAGCAATGAATTCTAA
- the nrfH gene encoding cytochrome c nitrite reductase small subunit, protein MNLQFLKLAVLGIAVGGALAIGVYTFVYAKGYSYLSNDPGNCANCHIMNEQFDGWQKGSHKNVATCNDCHTPHDTVGKYMTKASNGFWHSYYFTTNTFHEPIQLTERSRQITEESCRHCHQNMVDAITVSLDKKHTDEVSCLRCHRSVGHLH, encoded by the coding sequence ATTAACCTTCAATTCTTAAAACTAGCCGTTTTAGGCATCGCGGTAGGCGGAGCACTTGCGATCGGGGTTTACACCTTTGTGTACGCCAAGGGATATTCGTATCTTTCGAACGACCCTGGAAACTGCGCTAATTGCCACATCATGAATGAACAATTTGATGGTTGGCAGAAGGGTAGCCATAAGAACGTCGCGACCTGTAATGATTGTCACACGCCCCACGATACCGTTGGAAAATATATGACCAAAGCCTCGAACGGCTTTTGGCATTCCTATTATTTCACCACTAATACTTTTCATGAACCGATTCAGTTGACCGAGCGAAGCCGGCAGATCACCGAAGAATCCTGTCGGCACTGTCATCAGAATATGGTTGATGCAATAACCGTTTCATTAGATAAAAAGCATACGGATGAGGTGTCTTGTCTCAGGTGCCATCGTTCAGTGGGGCACTTACATTAA